One genomic segment of Salinigranum rubrum includes these proteins:
- a CDS encoding plastocyanin/azurin family copper-binding protein gives MNNGEGGDERELTFDTIPRRTVLKATGGGVGLSLGTGSVAAASGERTVEQVGIKNYVDPVFGFAAMGPNPCASGDDSCLERFPEQIRPSALIGMHIGIPGLLFGVAESGVPSDQTTATINAAVADGSLSGDQLPGGAVTVGGDRVPIRAIAGALVDTVGFHFDPAGLLVSPGDLVLFNAASPDHGVAAFHEQHGRQNRVPDGVGPLSSPLVPVGGFWIAHFETEGVYDLYCPPHGVFGMVVRVVVWDGDVPDLSVENTGRPPEEENALPSILAGLDPNVPSSAEALESEALDPANIVSRGEVGWHEVVEEHRAG, from the coding sequence ATGAACAATGGAGAGGGTGGAGACGAGCGGGAGCTAACGTTCGACACGATACCACGGCGAACGGTGCTGAAGGCGACCGGCGGCGGGGTAGGGCTGTCGCTCGGGACCGGGTCGGTCGCCGCGGCGAGCGGAGAGCGGACGGTCGAACAGGTCGGCATCAAGAACTACGTCGACCCGGTGTTCGGCTTCGCCGCGATGGGGCCGAACCCGTGTGCCAGTGGTGACGACAGCTGTCTGGAACGGTTTCCCGAACAGATTCGCCCGTCGGCGCTGATCGGGATGCACATCGGCATTCCCGGCCTCCTGTTCGGCGTCGCCGAGTCGGGGGTCCCGTCGGACCAGACGACAGCGACGATCAATGCGGCCGTCGCCGACGGCTCGCTTTCCGGCGACCAACTGCCCGGCGGGGCGGTGACGGTCGGCGGTGACCGGGTACCGATTCGCGCGATCGCTGGGGCGCTCGTCGACACGGTCGGGTTCCACTTCGACCCGGCCGGTCTCCTCGTGTCGCCCGGCGACCTCGTGCTGTTCAACGCCGCGTCACCGGATCACGGCGTGGCGGCGTTCCACGAGCAACACGGCCGACAGAACCGGGTTCCGGACGGCGTCGGACCCCTCTCGTCGCCGCTGGTTCCCGTGGGCGGGTTCTGGATCGCTCACTTCGAGACCGAGGGCGTCTACGACCTCTACTGTCCCCCACACGGGGTGTTCGGGATGGTCGTGCGGGTGGTCGTCTGGGACGGCGACGTCCCCGACCTCAGCGTCGAGAACACGGGCCGACCCCCGGAAGAGGAGAACGCGCTGCCGTCGATTCTCGCCGGCCTCGACCCGAACGTCCCGAGTTCGGCTGAGGCGCTAGAGAGCGAGGCGCTCGATCCAGCGAACATCGTTAGTCGGGGCGAGGTCGGTTGGCACGAGGTCGTCGAGGAACATCGGGCGGGGTGA
- the nirK gene encoding copper-containing nitrite reductase encodes MPRTTRRSVLEALGVGGAAAVAGCTAQAPTAAETERQRRTMEQQSKPTVDRVAANPADIPGPIQRRSPETVEVTLRPEEVTAEVEPGVTFDYMTYNGQVPGPFIRVREGDTVDLTFENPAENALPHNVDFHAVAGPGGGAEATMTAPGETARLRFEATYPGAYIYHCAVPNLDMHISAGMFGIILVEPEGGMPAVDHELYLGQHEIYTDKPAGEEGKHRFDMAAMKREEPTYVVMNGEQYAMTPDVHGPAATVSTGDTVRVYFVTGGPNLTSSFHPIGNVWEELYPEGSLSTDPQTHIQTKPVVPGSTTVATMDFPVPGNFKLVDHALSRVARKGCMAIVTAEGEENPEIFDPDPGTSGEDGSGGSESQG; translated from the coding sequence ATGCCCCGAACCACTCGCCGCTCCGTGCTCGAAGCGCTCGGCGTCGGCGGCGCGGCCGCCGTCGCCGGCTGTACCGCGCAGGCACCGACCGCCGCCGAGACGGAGAGACAGCGCCGGACGATGGAACAGCAGTCGAAGCCGACGGTCGACCGGGTCGCCGCGAACCCGGCGGACATCCCCGGTCCCATCCAGCGGCGTTCGCCCGAGACGGTCGAGGTGACGCTCCGTCCCGAGGAGGTGACGGCGGAGGTCGAACCCGGCGTCACGTTCGACTACATGACGTACAACGGGCAGGTACCCGGACCGTTCATCAGAGTGAGAGAAGGTGACACCGTCGACCTGACGTTCGAGAACCCCGCAGAGAACGCCCTGCCGCACAACGTCGACTTTCACGCCGTCGCCGGTCCCGGGGGCGGTGCGGAGGCGACGATGACCGCGCCCGGCGAGACCGCGCGTCTGCGGTTCGAGGCGACCTACCCCGGCGCGTACATCTACCACTGTGCCGTCCCGAACCTCGACATGCACATCTCGGCGGGGATGTTCGGCATCATCCTCGTCGAGCCCGAAGGGGGCATGCCCGCGGTCGACCACGAACTCTACCTCGGACAGCACGAGATATACACCGACAAACCGGCGGGCGAGGAGGGTAAACACCGGTTCGACATGGCGGCGATGAAGCGTGAGGAGCCGACGTACGTCGTGATGAACGGCGAGCAGTACGCCATGACGCCCGACGTCCACGGGCCCGCGGCGACGGTCTCGACCGGTGACACCGTCCGGGTGTACTTCGTCACCGGCGGGCCGAACCTCACCTCGAGCTTCCACCCCATCGGCAACGTCTGGGAGGAACTCTACCCCGAGGGGTCGCTGTCGACCGACCCGCAGACGCACATCCAGACCAAGCCGGTCGTGCCCGGGTCGACCACCGTGGCGACCATGGACTTCCCCGTCCCGGGGAACTTCAAACTCGTCGACCACGCCCTCTCGCGGGTCGCGCGCAAGGGCTGTATGGCCATCGTGACCGCCGAGGGTGAGGAGAACCCGGAGATATTCGATCCCGACCCCGGCACGTCCGGTGAAGACGGGTCAGGAGGGTCGGAGTCGCAGGGCTGA
- a CDS encoding cupin domain-containing protein, whose product MKTGQEGRSRRADASVSEAEPPRRGVPETRTGARETEDCSFDAFEGAGRPFESDGEPAVVRLHLAAGEAVASHSHPGKRVVFFVVDGRFEVRLDDDVYRVGAGDCLRFDGEHEIAPRATDDGPATALVVLARR is encoded by the coding sequence GTGAAGACGGGTCAGGAGGGTCGGAGTCGCAGGGCTGACGCCTCGGTTTCGGAGGCGGAGCCGCCTCGTCGCGGCGTTCCCGAAACGAGGACCGGAGCGAGGGAAACCGAGGACTGCTCGTTCGACGCGTTCGAGGGGGCCGGCCGGCCGTTCGAGTCCGACGGGGAACCGGCGGTCGTCCGCCTCCATCTGGCCGCGGGCGAGGCCGTCGCGTCGCACAGTCACCCGGGAAAACGCGTCGTCTTCTTCGTCGTCGACGGGCGGTTCGAGGTCCGTCTCGACGACGACGTCTATCGCGTGGGAGCGGGCGACTGCCTCCGGTTCGACGGCGAGCACGAAATCGCGCCCCGGGCGACCGACGACGGACCGGCGACTGCGCTCGTCGTGCTGGCACGAAGGTGA
- a CDS encoding DUF2249 domain-containing protein, producing the protein MSETADASLSAFDDCVPTDREHTVVDVSAAPPPKPLTRTLRILADLDDDEILLQVNDREPTHLYPKLDERGAAYATVERGTSVLTAVWKP; encoded by the coding sequence ATGTCCGAGACAGCCGACGCGAGCCTCTCGGCGTTCGACGATTGCGTCCCGACCGACCGCGAACACACCGTGGTCGACGTTTCCGCGGCCCCGCCGCCGAAGCCGCTGACGCGGACGCTCCGCATCCTGGCCGACCTGGACGACGACGAAATCCTCCTCCAGGTCAACGACCGGGAGCCGACGCACCTCTACCCGAAACTCGACGAACGCGGCGCGGCGTACGCGACAGTCGAACGGGGAACGTCGGTTCTCACGGCCGTCTGGAAGCCATGA
- a CDS encoding HalOD1 output domain-containing protein: MSDNVLVRAHFDPRSDRSVSVAVAETLSLVVESAIDLPPLAHSIDTDSLDALFAPHTGPPPSELQLTFPYQQWQVTVSGAGEIRISDRSGHWVPND, translated from the coding sequence ATGAGCGACAACGTCCTCGTTCGGGCCCACTTCGACCCGCGGTCGGACCGGTCGGTCTCGGTCGCCGTCGCCGAAACCCTCTCGCTAGTCGTGGAGTCGGCCATCGACCTCCCGCCGCTCGCACACTCTATCGACACGGATTCGCTCGACGCGCTGTTCGCCCCGCACACGGGTCCTCCACCGAGCGAGTTGCAGCTCACGTTCCCGTACCAGCAGTGGCAGGTGACCGTCTCCGGAGCGGGCGAAATCCGTATCAGTGACCGGTCGGGACACTGGGTTCCGAACGACTGA
- the purF gene encoding amidophosphoribosyltransferase translates to MAHGRDTLPEGPTEKCGVVGLSLSDRAAARPIYYSLYALQHRGQESAGIVTHDGFQQHSHVDMGLVGDAFSESDLEGLNGTTGIGHVRYPTAGSVDKSCAQPFTVSFKSGSLALSHNGNLVNADEIRDTLAEKGHAFTSDGDTEVIAHDLARNLLEGDLVRAVKATMGRIHGSYSLTIMHDDTVLGLRDPEGNRPLCLGKLEDGYVLASESAAIDTLGGELVRDVRPGELVLLDSDGSGYDSFQLVQQENTARCFFEHVYFARPDSRIDGTLVYQARRTLGRKLWEESGVDSDVVMPVPDSGRAFASGYAEAAQDDGADVEFAEGLMKNRYVGRTFIMPTQDERERAVRLKLNPIRSTIEGRSVTIIDDSIVRGTTSRQLVSLLRDAGADEVHVRIGAPPIIAPCYMGIDMATREELIASNRSVEDIRDEIGADSLSYLSIDAVAEALSSTRADLCLGCVTGQYPYDIDDEETDRPVERPLVTDSAPADD, encoded by the coding sequence ATGGCACACGGGCGGGACACACTCCCGGAGGGGCCGACAGAGAAGTGCGGGGTCGTCGGTCTCTCGCTGTCCGACCGAGCCGCTGCACGGCCCATCTACTACTCGCTGTACGCGCTCCAGCACCGGGGACAGGAGTCCGCGGGTATCGTCACCCACGACGGGTTCCAACAGCACAGCCACGTCGACATGGGCCTGGTGGGGGACGCCTTCTCCGAGTCCGACCTCGAAGGGCTGAACGGCACCACCGGCATCGGGCACGTCCGCTACCCCACTGCGGGGAGCGTCGACAAGTCCTGCGCGCAGCCCTTCACTGTCTCGTTCAAGTCGGGGTCGCTCGCGCTGTCACACAACGGCAACCTCGTCAACGCCGACGAGATCCGCGACACCCTGGCCGAAAAGGGTCACGCATTCACCTCCGACGGCGACACCGAAGTGATCGCTCACGACCTCGCGCGCAACCTCCTCGAAGGCGACCTCGTCCGCGCGGTGAAGGCGACGATGGGCCGGATTCACGGCTCGTACTCGCTCACGATCATGCACGACGACACCGTACTGGGTCTGAGAGACCCCGAGGGCAACCGCCCGCTCTGTCTCGGAAAGCTCGAAGACGGCTACGTCCTCGCCTCCGAATCGGCCGCCATCGACACCCTCGGCGGCGAGTTGGTCAGGGACGTCCGCCCGGGCGAACTCGTCTTACTCGACAGCGACGGCTCGGGATACGACTCCTTCCAGCTCGTCCAGCAAGAGAACACCGCCCGCTGTTTCTTCGAACACGTCTACTTCGCCCGCCCGGACTCGCGCATCGACGGGACGCTCGTCTACCAGGCCCGCCGCACCCTCGGTCGAAAACTCTGGGAGGAGAGCGGCGTCGACTCCGACGTCGTGATGCCCGTCCCCGACTCCGGCCGCGCGTTCGCCTCCGGCTACGCCGAGGCCGCCCAGGACGACGGTGCCGACGTCGAGTTCGCCGAGGGGCTGATGAAGAACCGCTACGTCGGCCGGACGTTCATCATGCCGACACAGGACGAGCGCGAGCGGGCGGTGCGACTGAAGCTGAACCCCATTCGGAGCACGATCGAAGGCCGTTCGGTGACCATCATCGACGACAGCATCGTCCGCGGGACCACGTCCCGCCAGCTCGTGAGCCTCCTCCGCGACGCCGGCGCCGACGAGGTGCACGTCCGCATCGGGGCCCCGCCCATCATCGCGCCCTGTTACATGGGCATCGACATGGCCACGCGCGAGGAACTCATCGCGTCGAACCGCTCGGTCGAGGACATCCGCGACGAAATCGGCGCGGACTCGCTGTCGTACCTCTCCATCGACGCCGTCGCCGAGGCACTCTCTTCCACCCGGGCCGACCTCTGCCTCGGCTGTGTCACCGGCCAGTACCCGTACGACATCGACGACGAGGAGACCGACCGCCCGGTCGAACGCCCGCTCGTCACCGACTCGGCACCGGCCGACGACTGA
- a CDS encoding 50S ribosomal protein L37e: MTGAGTPSQGKKNKTTHVKCRRCGEKSYHVKKKACASCGFGKSAKRREYAWQSKAGDN; encoded by the coding sequence ATGACTGGCGCAGGAACGCCGAGCCAAGGGAAGAAGAACAAGACGACGCACGTGAAATGCCGCCGCTGCGGCGAGAAGTCCTACCACGTGAAGAAGAAAGCCTGCGCGTCCTGTGGCTTCGGGAAGTCGGCCAAGCGTCGCGAGTACGCCTGGCAGTCGAAGGCCGGCGACAACTGA
- a CDS encoding LSM domain-containing protein produces the protein MSGRPLDVLEASLDALVTVHLKDGTIYHGILAGYDQHMNLVLESDEVDADVHGDLDATAVQDTTIIRGDNVVTITT, from the coding sequence ATGAGCGGACGACCGCTGGACGTACTCGAGGCGTCGCTCGACGCGCTCGTCACGGTCCATCTCAAAGACGGCACCATCTACCACGGTATCCTCGCGGGCTACGACCAGCATATGAACCTGGTTCTCGAGAGCGACGAGGTCGACGCGGACGTCCACGGCGACCTCGACGCGACTGCAGTGCAAGACACAACGATTATACGCGGCGACAACGTCGTGACGATAACGACATGA
- a CDS encoding SDR family oxidoreductase, with amino-acid sequence MSALVANYPQRQVAYNASKGGIESFTRQLASEWAEHDIRVNTIAPGYIRTDNTDQADAIDPDIDEVWKSEMLMDEIAGPEDVAPAAVFLASDASRYMTGACIVVDGGYTVR; translated from the coding sequence ATGTCGGCACTCGTCGCCAACTACCCCCAGCGCCAGGTCGCGTACAACGCTTCGAAGGGTGGAATCGAGTCGTTCACGCGCCAGTTGGCCTCCGAGTGGGCCGAACACGACATCCGGGTGAACACCATCGCCCCGGGGTACATCCGCACCGACAACACCGACCAGGCCGACGCCATCGACCCGGACATCGACGAGGTCTGGAAGTCCGAGATGCTGATGGACGAAATCGCCGGCCCCGAGGACGTCGCACCCGCCGCGGTCTTCCTCGCGAGTGACGCCTCGCGGTACATGACGGGCGCGTGTATCGTCGTCGACGGCGGGTACACCGTTCGCTGA
- a CDS encoding RNase J family beta-CASP ribonuclease, which translates to MEIEIATIGGYEEVGRQMTAVRAGDDVVVFDMGLNLSQVLIHDNVETEQMHSLDLIDMGAIPDDRVMSDLEGDVKAIVPTHGHLDHIGAISKLAHRYDAPIVATPFTIELVRQQIEGENKFNVNNDLVKMSAGETMSISDQVEMEFVNVTHSIIDAINPVLHTPEGAIVYGLDKRMDHTPVIGDPIDMKRFREIGREGEGVLAYIEDCTNAGRKGRTPSEAVARRHLRDVMTSIEDYDGGIVATTFSSHIARVTSLVEFAKDIGRQPVLLGRSMEKYSGTAERLGFVDFPDDVGMYGHRKSVDRTFKRIMNEGKENFLPIVTGHQGEPRAMLTRMGRGETPFELDDGDKVIFSARVIPEPTNEGQRYQSEKLLKMQGARIYDDIHVSGHLREEGHYTMLQALQPKHVIPAHQNLKGFSPYVDLAENQGYALGRDLHVTRNGNMIQLVD; encoded by the coding sequence ATGGAAATCGAAATCGCAACAATCGGCGGCTACGAGGAAGTCGGGCGGCAGATGACTGCCGTCCGTGCCGGTGACGACGTCGTCGTCTTCGACATGGGTCTGAACCTCTCGCAGGTTCTCATCCACGACAACGTCGAAACCGAACAGATGCACAGTCTCGACCTGATCGACATGGGCGCCATCCCCGACGACCGGGTGATGTCGGACCTGGAGGGGGACGTGAAGGCCATCGTCCCGACACACGGCCACCTCGACCACATCGGCGCCATCTCGAAACTCGCCCACCGGTACGACGCCCCCATCGTCGCGACGCCCTTCACCATCGAACTCGTCCGACAACAGATCGAGGGCGAGAACAAGTTCAACGTCAACAACGACCTGGTGAAGATGTCCGCGGGCGAGACGATGTCCATCTCGGACCAGGTCGAAATGGAGTTCGTCAACGTCACCCACTCCATCATCGACGCCATCAACCCCGTCCTCCACACGCCCGAGGGTGCCATCGTCTACGGCCTCGACAAGCGCATGGACCACACGCCGGTCATCGGCGACCCCATCGACATGAAGCGCTTCCGCGAAATCGGCCGCGAGGGCGAGGGCGTCCTGGCGTACATCGAGGACTGTACCAACGCCGGGCGCAAGGGCCGCACGCCGAGCGAGGCCGTCGCCCGCCGCCACCTCCGGGACGTGATGACCTCTATCGAGGACTACGACGGCGGCATCGTCGCCACCACCTTCTCGTCACACATCGCCCGCGTCACTTCCCTCGTCGAGTTCGCGAAGGACATCGGCCGCCAGCCCGTTCTCCTGGGTCGGTCGATGGAGAAGTACTCCGGGACGGCCGAACGGTTAGGGTTCGTCGACTTCCCCGACGACGTGGGGATGTACGGCCACCGCAAGTCCGTCGACAGGACGTTCAAGCGCATCATGAACGAGGGCAAGGAGAACTTCCTGCCCATCGTGACGGGCCACCAGGGTGAGCCGCGCGCGATGCTCACGCGGATGGGCCGCGGCGAGACACCGTTCGAACTCGACGACGGCGACAAGGTCATCTTCTCCGCCCGGGTCATCCCCGAGCCGACCAACGAGGGCCAGCGCTACCAGTCCGAGAAGCTCCTGAAGATGCAGGGTGCGCGCATCTACGACGACATCCACGTCTCGGGTCACCTCCGCGAGGAGGGCCACTACACGATGCTGCAGGCGCTGCAGCCGAAGCACGTCATCCCCGCCCACCAGAACCTCAAGGGCTTCTCGCCGTACGTCGACCTCGCCGAGAACCAGGGCTACGCGCTGGGGCGTGACCTGCACGTCACGCGGAACGGCAACATGATCCAGCTGGTGGACTGA